A single region of the Silene latifolia isolate original U9 population chromosome 8, ASM4854445v1, whole genome shotgun sequence genome encodes:
- the LOC141594474 gene encoding uncharacterized protein LOC141594474: MSFTSDDYGKESVANEISINKDGYIAISKKGSPGYYWTCLRGKETVTVSHIVFDTQELFFEVVRVKDEAIALRNVKSGKFCRRGGHPTSDLPDYLSATATSIIKEAQFQVVETVFSRSVQVLDFDLDKSRIYNMEPIISDIHTFDNPTNKDQEASMNLTISTTKTTTWNNNISVGGGVETSFKTGISYIAEGKITVSVNASYSHEFGGTSGETQQVGDTYTVKVPPFKRVTGRGMATKGTCDVPFTYTQVDHLTEVDHLTDGSTIRTTLSDGVFTGVNAYNFYHDVHYEDVPEELKLKFSQLTTSTD, translated from the coding sequence ATGAGTTTCACATCTGATGACTACGGTAAAGAAAGTGTCGCAAATGAGATCTCAATAAATAAAGATGGATACATTGCAATCAGTAAAAAAGGATCTCCGGGTTATTATTGGACTTGTCTACGTGGGAAGGAAACAGTTACTGTGTCACATATTGTGTTTGATACCCAAGAACTGTTTTTTGAAGTGGTTAGGGTGAAAGATGAGGCGATAGCTCTTCGTAACGTAAAAAGTGGCAAGTTTTGCAGAAGAGGTGGGCACCCTACTTCCGACCTCCCAGACTATTTAAGTGCGACAGCAACAAGCATAATAAAGGAGGCCCAGTTCCAAGTAGTGGAGACTGTGTTTTCCCGGAGTGTCCAGGTCCTCGATTTTGATCTGGACAAATCCAGGATCTACAACATGGAACCCATAATATCGGACATCCACACATTTGACAACCCAACAAACAAGGATCAAGAGGCGTCCATGAACCTCACAATTTCAACCACAAAAACCACTACTTGGAACAACAACATTTCTGTAGGTGGTGGTGTAGAAACCAGCTTCAAAACAGGGATTTCATACATTGCTGAAGGCAAAATCACGGTATCAGTCAATGCTTCTTATTCGCATGAATTTGGAGGGACTTCAGGGGAAACACAACAAGTTGGAGATACATACACGGTTAAGGTACCGCCTTTCAAGAGGGTCACAGGAAGGGGCATGGCTACTAAGGGAACCTGTGATGTTCCCTTTACTTATACCCAGGTTGATCATCTCACCGAGGTTGATCATCTCACCGATGGGAGTACCATTAGAACAACCTTATCCGATGGCGTCTTCACTGGTGTTAACGCCTACAACTTCTATCATGATGTGCATTATGAAGATGTACCTGAGGAGCTCAAGCTTAAGTTTTCACAACTTACGACCTCCACCGACTAA